One Shewanella sp. MR-4 DNA window includes the following coding sequences:
- a CDS encoding M16 family metallopeptidase: protein MNHFKRIQFKHLWLLFIMVALPLRAVEAPLWPELANLPLSQRVHTGTLTNGMHYLLVNNKTPEQAVIVRMRVDVGSVMETDAEQGLVHLLEHMAFSGSTGLAAGEMIPTLQRLGLSFGADTNAVTEFQQTVYQFNLPSNSQDKVDTALFLMREIAGNLLLDPAFIEREKAVVLSELRERSSADLENYRHQLAFLMPQTVLSQRFPVGEATSIKNANREKLLSLYQRFYTPSRTTLIVVGDIDVGSIEQKIKQQFTDWQAAPQAAGVKAQSIGMVQAKAAVEASAFFDPSLQTSVSLGLLKPQTPKPDTIALREQDILLELAHGILYRRLESQLLHSQGLYGVNLQIGHEYDIAYGTQMTLGTQENNWQQGIALLEQTLRQALEFGFSQQEIDQQLKRMHKGYQLNAAGSNTIHSLNIAESLVNAVASRRVPVEPEWQLALFEKLMPSITPQKLQQLFKQTWNGTPYLYLTSNKPIDDVEKQLLSAYNASQKQAVKAPETKAIAEFAYSQFGEPGQIVADQRDAATGIRKLQFANGVRLNLKPTDFNQGVTLVSLNIGFGEVPFPELDGLSYLFNSAFVQGGLGLHDWDSLRDIFAGQDISVSLSLREQSFGGEISTNAAELRTQLGVLTAYLVDPGMEKQAEQLFREQVIAEQQSIHSNPQLEFSNQFARIAHDGDKRYGYGNPEEILKRQFTELAPSFHSAVQQGAIELAIVGDFNEDNAIAEVAQTIGAVARQPIPKGQTIVPVFPKVPAHMSLTHYGQVDMAALAQVWPTTDMSNLREQVGLGLLEQVLSILLTENVREKAGASYSPSAFSYNDLNPTGYGYLGLFSVTTKSMLPEVAQYYAAAVKQVQAPAGISEDLLNRARQPVLEWMQMAPQSNNFWLDLASTAQSQPDRFAGFNQRLALVQQITPAELSQLALKYLKDNKRLTIETLPAPVTAQ, encoded by the coding sequence ATGAATCATTTCAAGCGAATCCAGTTTAAACACCTGTGGCTGCTATTTATCATGGTGGCCTTACCCTTAAGAGCGGTTGAAGCGCCTTTATGGCCTGAGTTGGCCAATTTACCCTTAAGTCAACGCGTGCACACAGGCACTCTTACCAATGGTATGCACTATCTGTTAGTGAACAACAAAACTCCCGAACAGGCGGTTATCGTCCGTATGCGGGTCGATGTGGGATCTGTGATGGAAACGGATGCTGAGCAAGGGCTGGTGCATTTGTTAGAGCATATGGCCTTTAGTGGTTCTACTGGGCTAGCTGCGGGGGAGATGATCCCCACACTGCAGCGCCTAGGCTTAAGTTTTGGGGCCGATACCAATGCGGTGACTGAATTTCAGCAGACGGTTTATCAGTTTAATCTACCGAGCAATAGCCAAGATAAGGTCGATACCGCCTTGTTTTTAATGCGCGAAATCGCCGGTAATCTGTTGCTGGATCCCGCGTTTATCGAGCGTGAAAAGGCGGTGGTTTTGTCTGAATTGCGTGAGCGAAGCAGCGCCGATTTAGAAAACTATCGCCACCAGTTAGCCTTTTTAATGCCGCAAACAGTGCTGTCGCAGCGCTTTCCCGTAGGAGAGGCGACGAGCATTAAAAATGCGAACCGTGAAAAGTTATTATCCCTCTATCAACGTTTTTACACGCCGTCCCGCACCACCTTAATTGTGGTGGGCGATATCGATGTCGGCAGTATCGAGCAAAAGATCAAACAGCAATTTACCGATTGGCAAGCCGCGCCGCAGGCTGCTGGGGTAAAGGCGCAATCTATCGGTATGGTGCAAGCCAAGGCTGCGGTAGAGGCGAGCGCCTTCTTCGATCCGAGTCTGCAAACCTCGGTTTCCTTAGGACTGTTAAAACCACAAACGCCTAAGCCTGATACGATTGCGCTGCGCGAGCAGGATATTTTATTAGAGCTCGCCCACGGTATTTTGTATCGCCGCCTAGAATCTCAATTACTCCACAGCCAAGGCCTGTACGGCGTTAATCTGCAAATTGGTCACGAGTATGATATTGCCTACGGTACTCAAATGACGCTCGGCACGCAGGAAAACAATTGGCAGCAGGGTATTGCGTTATTGGAGCAAACCCTGCGTCAGGCGCTTGAGTTTGGCTTTAGCCAACAGGAAATCGACCAACAACTTAAACGAATGCATAAGGGCTATCAGCTCAATGCTGCCGGTAGCAACACTATCCACAGCCTGAACATTGCCGAAAGCCTAGTGAATGCGGTGGCGAGCAGACGTGTGCCCGTCGAGCCTGAGTGGCAATTGGCATTGTTTGAGAAACTGATGCCGAGTATCACGCCGCAAAAACTGCAGCAGTTGTTTAAACAGACTTGGAATGGCACGCCTTATTTGTATTTAACCAGCAATAAGCCCATAGATGATGTTGAAAAACAGCTATTATCCGCCTACAACGCGAGCCAAAAGCAAGCGGTAAAAGCGCCTGAAACCAAAGCCATTGCCGAATTTGCCTATAGCCAGTTTGGTGAGCCTGGTCAGATTGTTGCCGATCAGCGTGATGCCGCAACTGGGATCCGTAAGTTACAGTTTGCCAACGGTGTGCGACTCAATTTAAAACCCACGGATTTTAATCAGGGCGTAACGCTGGTGAGTTTAAACATCGGCTTTGGCGAGGTGCCATTCCCCGAGCTAGACGGCTTGTCCTATCTATTTAACAGTGCCTTTGTGCAAGGCGGCTTAGGCTTACATGATTGGGATAGCTTGCGGGATATTTTTGCAGGCCAAGATATCTCTGTGAGCTTGAGTCTACGTGAGCAGAGTTTTGGCGGTGAGATCAGCACCAATGCTGCCGAGCTTCGTACCCAATTAGGCGTGCTGACGGCTTATTTAGTCGACCCAGGTATGGAGAAGCAGGCCGAGCAGTTATTCCGTGAGCAAGTGATTGCCGAGCAGCAGAGTATTCATAGCAATCCACAGCTGGAGTTTTCGAATCAATTTGCTCGGATTGCCCATGATGGTGATAAACGCTATGGCTATGGTAATCCTGAGGAAATCCTCAAGCGTCAGTTTACCGAGTTAGCGCCTAGTTTCCATTCTGCGGTGCAGCAGGGGGCGATTGAACTGGCGATTGTCGGCGATTTTAATGAAGACAACGCCATTGCCGAAGTGGCGCAAACCATAGGGGCTGTTGCTCGTCAGCCGATCCCTAAGGGACAGACAATTGTGCCCGTGTTTCCCAAAGTGCCAGCACACATGAGCCTGACGCATTATGGTCAGGTCGATATGGCGGCGCTGGCGCAGGTGTGGCCAACCACGGATATGAGTAATCTTCGTGAGCAGGTCGGTTTAGGCTTGCTCGAGCAGGTACTGAGCATCTTGCTGACTGAAAATGTGCGCGAAAAAGCCGGCGCGAGTTATTCACCTTCGGCATTCTCATATAATGATTTAAATCCAACGGGTTATGGCTACCTTGGCTTATTTAGCGTCACAACTAAGAGTATGTTGCCTGAGGTGGCTCAGTATTACGCCGCCGCAGTGAAGCAAGTCCAAGCGCCAGCGGGGATCAGTGAGGATTTACTCAATCGTGCCCGCCAGCCAGTGTTGGAGTGGATGCAGATGGCGCCGCAAAGCAATAACTTTTGGCTCGATTTAGCCTCAACCGCCCAAAGCCAACCGGATCGTTTTGCGGGCTTTAACCAACGATTGGCGCTGGTACAGCAGATTACGCCCGCCGAGTTAAGCCAATTGGCACTGAAATATCTCAAGGATAATAAGCGTTTAACAATCGAAACCTTACCCGCGCCAGTCACGGCTCAGTGA
- a CDS encoding imm11 family protein, whose protein sequence is MEPFFELDAFYHRDVYFVYSEQNEQPYIDSFTKPLNGVTPLYYEVDVLDEAITQYDILPTIGLPLVSSLFVEQFRAVSDKEVQFIPAEIRDNSGDFNHQFYAMKVLKRFACIDMNRSQISYRRYGECQSLQIQTLVIDASKVEGASIFSLQEKLAYIIVNQTIRDLCQPLRGVECLPLVEAFGSRFW, encoded by the coding sequence ATGGAACCATTTTTTGAGTTGGATGCTTTCTATCACAGGGATGTTTATTTTGTGTATTCGGAGCAGAATGAGCAGCCCTATATTGATAGTTTTACTAAGCCTTTGAATGGTGTAACACCTCTTTACTATGAGGTGGATGTGCTTGATGAGGCGATTACCCAGTACGACATTTTGCCCACCATAGGCCTTCCCCTTGTCAGTTCATTATTTGTCGAGCAATTTCGTGCAGTTAGCGACAAAGAAGTCCAGTTTATCCCTGCTGAAATTCGTGATAACAGCGGAGACTTCAATCATCAATTTTATGCGATGAAGGTGCTTAAACGTTTCGCCTGTATCGATATGAATCGCTCGCAAATCAGTTATCGCCGCTATGGTGAATGTCAGTCACTCCAAATCCAGACTTTAGTGATTGATGCCAGCAAGGTGGAGGGAGCGTCGATATTTTCGCTACAGGAAAAACTGGCTTATATCATAGTGAATCAAACTATTCGCGATCTGTGTCAGCCGCTTCGGGGCGTAGAGTGTTTGCCGCTGGTCGAGGCATTTGGTTCGAGATTTTGGTGA
- the ssb gene encoding single-stranded DNA-binding protein has translation MASRGVNKVILVGNLGQDPEVRYMPNGNAVANITVATSESWKDQQGQQQERTEWHRVVLFGKLAEITGEYLRKGSQVYLEGKLQTRKWKDQSGQDRYSTEVVIDQSGSMQMLGGRNQGQSQGQGQGAPMGGMQQNAGYQAAPAQTAPAQNQYAPAQQSYQAPAQQPQSGYNQQPAQQSYGQQQAQPHAQPQQGGYAPKPAAPAYQAPAAPAQRPAPQPQQNFTPDLDDGWDDDIPF, from the coding sequence ATGGCCAGTCGTGGTGTTAACAAGGTAATTTTGGTTGGCAATTTGGGACAAGATCCAGAAGTACGTTACATGCCAAACGGTAACGCAGTCGCTAACATCACAGTAGCGACCAGCGAATCGTGGAAAGACCAACAAGGTCAACAGCAAGAGCGTACTGAATGGCACCGTGTGGTTCTGTTTGGCAAGTTGGCTGAAATTACGGGTGAGTACCTGCGTAAAGGTTCACAGGTTTACCTCGAAGGTAAACTGCAGACGCGTAAGTGGAAAGATCAAAGCGGTCAAGATCGTTACAGCACTGAAGTGGTTATCGACCAAAGCGGTAGCATGCAAATGTTAGGTGGTCGCAATCAAGGCCAAAGTCAAGGTCAAGGCCAAGGTGCACCTATGGGTGGCATGCAACAAAACGCGGGTTACCAAGCGGCACCGGCTCAAACTGCGCCAGCGCAAAACCAATACGCGCCAGCACAGCAAAGTTACCAAGCACCCGCACAGCAGCCACAATCTGGCTACAATCAGCAGCCAGCTCAGCAAAGCTATGGCCAGCAACAAGCGCAGCCCCACGCACAGCCACAGCAAGGTGGTTATGCGCCTAAGCCTGCTGCACCTGCGTATCAAGCACCAGCGGCACCTGCACAACGTCCAGCGCCACAGCCACAACAAAACTTCACCCCAGATTTGGATGATGGTTGGGACGACGATATCCCGTTCTAA
- a CDS encoding MFS transporter: MGNNGLSGTEKKVAFSLASVFGLRMMGLFMIMPVFALYGQHLEGFSPLWVGIAIGAYGLTQAVLQIPMGILSDKYGRKPVILAGLVLFAIGSLIAANADTIYGVVFGRAVQGMGAIAAAVLALAADLTRDEQRTKVMAIIGMCIGGSFALSLLVGPIVAQHLGLSGLFLLTAGLAVLGMLIVQLLVPNPISHAPKGDTLAAPAKLKRMLTDPQLFRLDAGIFILHLVLTAVFVALPLDLVDAGLVKEKHWMLYFPAFVGAFFLMVPLIIIGVKRKNTKAMFQIALVIMMFALAAMAMFSNNLWVLSVAVLLFFTGFNYLEASLPSLIAKFCPVGEKGSAMGVYSTSQFLGAFCGGMLGGGAFQLVGAVGVFIVALVLMGVWLLLTLGMKNPVLLKSYTLEAAVKDKAQARDMASQLSQLMGVVEAIVVLDEKVAYLKVDEHFDLREARAVLGSAQ, from the coding sequence ATGGGTAACAACGGACTTTCAGGAACCGAGAAAAAAGTCGCGTTTTCTTTAGCCAGCGTATTTGGTTTACGTATGATGGGCTTGTTTATGATCATGCCCGTCTTTGCACTCTATGGTCAGCATTTAGAAGGTTTTTCTCCCCTTTGGGTGGGGATTGCCATTGGTGCCTATGGTTTGACTCAGGCCGTTTTGCAGATCCCTATGGGGATTTTATCAGACAAGTATGGTCGTAAACCTGTCATTCTCGCTGGCCTAGTATTGTTCGCCATCGGCAGCTTAATTGCCGCCAATGCCGATACGATTTACGGGGTGGTATTTGGCCGTGCCGTGCAAGGTATGGGGGCGATTGCCGCCGCCGTGTTGGCCTTAGCGGCGGACTTAACCCGAGATGAGCAGCGCACTAAGGTGATGGCCATTATCGGCATGTGTATCGGCGGCTCCTTTGCCCTGTCGTTACTCGTGGGCCCAATTGTGGCGCAGCATTTAGGCTTATCGGGTTTATTCCTGCTAACCGCTGGCCTTGCGGTACTTGGCATGTTGATTGTGCAGTTATTAGTGCCGAATCCGATTTCCCATGCACCTAAGGGCGATACCTTAGCCGCGCCCGCCAAGCTCAAGCGTATGTTGACCGATCCGCAGCTGTTTAGGCTCGATGCGGGTATTTTTATTCTGCACTTAGTGTTAACCGCGGTGTTTGTCGCCTTGCCACTCGATTTAGTCGATGCGGGTCTGGTGAAAGAAAAACATTGGATGCTGTATTTCCCCGCGTTTGTGGGCGCATTCTTCTTGATGGTGCCGTTAATCATCATTGGGGTGAAGCGTAAGAATACTAAGGCGATGTTCCAAATTGCTTTAGTGATCATGATGTTTGCCCTTGCGGCCATGGCGATGTTTTCGAACAACCTCTGGGTATTGAGCGTGGCAGTGCTGCTGTTTTTTACCGGCTTTAACTACCTTGAGGCGTCGCTGCCGAGTTTGATTGCGAAATTCTGCCCCGTTGGTGAAAAAGGCTCGGCCATGGGGGTCTATTCAACTAGCCAATTCTTAGGCGCATTCTGTGGAGGTATGCTCGGCGGCGGTGCGTTCCAATTAGTCGGCGCCGTGGGCGTGTTTATCGTCGCGCTGGTATTGATGGGCGTTTGGTTATTATTGACCCTAGGGATGAAAAATCCTGTGCTGCTTAAGAGTTACACCTTAGAGGCTGCCGTAAAAGATAAGGCCCAAGCGCGGGATATGGCGTCGCAGCTGTCACAATTGATGGGTGTGGTCGAAGCGATTGTGGTGCTAGATGAGAAAGTTGCTTATCTCAAAGTTGACGAGCATTTCGATTTAAGAGAAGCCCGAGCTGTGTTAGGCTCTGCTCAATAA
- the uvrA gene encoding excinuclease ABC subunit UvrA, with protein sequence MDKIEIRGARTHNLKNINLTIPRDKLIVITGLSGSGKSSLAFDTLYAEGQRRYVESLSAYARQFLSLMEKPDVDHIEGLSPAISIEQKSTSHNPRSTVGTITEIYDYLRLLFARVGEPRCPTHGQPLAAQTVSQMVDKVLEMPEDSRLMLLAPVVNGRKGEHVKLLEGLSAQGYIRARIDGEVCDLTDPPTLDLHVKHTIEVVVDRFKVRSDIQQRLAESFETALELSGGIAVVASMDEGNTEELIFSANFACPHCGYSMAELEPRIFSFNNPAGACPTCDGLGVQQFFDPDRVITNPELSLAGGAIRGWDRRNFYYFQMLSSLADHYKFDVEIPFEQLSDKVRKIVLYGSGKDSIAFKYINDRGDVVVRTHPFEGILNNMDRRYRETESNAVREELAKFINTQACQSCGGSRLREEARNVFIGDLNLPKLTVWSIGEALDYFDKLEFSGQKAQIAEKVLKEVRDRLGFLVNVGLNYLSLSRSAETLSGGEAQRIRLASQIGAGLVGVMYVLDEPSIGLHQRDNERLLQTLIHLRDLGNTVIVVEHDEDAIRIADHIIDIGPGAGVHGGEVICDGPIEKIVACDESVTGQYISGKRNIHISTPRTPYDPKQVIELYGARGNNLRNVDLTVPVGLFTCVTGVSGSGKSTLINDTFFRIAHKQLNGATVDEPAPYDRIVGMEQCDKVVDIDQSPIGRTPRSNPATYTGIFTPIREIFAGTQESRTRGYQVGRFSFNVKGGRCEACQGDGLIKVEMHFLPDVYVPCDACKGKRYNRETLEVRYKGKNIHEVLQMTVEDAREFFDAVPAIARKLQTLMDVGLSYVRLGQSATTLSGGEAQRVKLAKELSKRDTGKTLYILDEPTTGLHFADIQLLLDVLHRLKSHGNTIVVIEHNLDVIKTADWIIDLGPEGGGGGGTILATGTPEEVAEHPTSHTARFLKPLLERDAKLAKQS encoded by the coding sequence ATGGATAAGATTGAAATACGCGGCGCACGGACCCACAATCTCAAAAATATCAACCTGACTATCCCAAGGGATAAGTTAATCGTTATCACAGGGTTATCGGGTTCAGGCAAATCTTCCCTAGCATTTGATACCTTATATGCCGAAGGCCAACGACGTTACGTTGAGTCTCTTTCTGCCTATGCCCGCCAATTCTTAAGCTTGATGGAAAAGCCCGATGTCGACCATATCGAAGGCTTGAGCCCGGCAATTTCCATCGAACAAAAATCGACGTCCCATAACCCGCGCTCCACCGTCGGGACTATTACCGAAATTTACGACTATCTGCGTCTGTTGTTTGCCCGTGTGGGCGAACCGCGCTGCCCGACACACGGCCAACCCCTTGCGGCGCAAACCGTGAGTCAGATGGTCGATAAAGTGTTAGAAATGCCCGAAGACAGCCGCTTGATGCTGCTGGCGCCCGTAGTCAACGGTCGTAAGGGTGAGCACGTTAAACTACTCGAAGGTTTATCGGCGCAGGGCTATATCCGCGCCCGAATCGATGGCGAAGTCTGCGACTTAACCGATCCACCAACACTCGATTTACACGTTAAGCACACCATCGAAGTGGTGGTCGACCGCTTTAAAGTCCGCAGCGATATCCAGCAGCGTCTCGCCGAATCCTTTGAAACCGCGCTCGAACTCTCCGGCGGGATTGCCGTGGTCGCCAGCATGGATGAAGGCAACACTGAAGAATTAATCTTCTCTGCAAATTTTGCCTGTCCGCACTGCGGTTATTCAATGGCAGAGCTTGAGCCACGGATTTTCTCCTTTAACAACCCGGCGGGCGCTTGCCCGACCTGTGATGGTTTAGGGGTACAACAGTTTTTCGACCCCGACAGAGTGATCACTAATCCTGAGTTATCCCTTGCGGGCGGCGCGATTCGTGGCTGGGATAGACGTAACTTCTATTACTTTCAGATGCTGAGTTCGCTCGCCGACCACTATAAGTTCGATGTCGAAATTCCCTTCGAACAGCTGTCGGATAAGGTGAGAAAAATCGTCCTCTACGGCTCAGGCAAAGACAGCATCGCCTTCAAATACATCAACGACCGTGGTGATGTGGTGGTGCGCACTCACCCCTTCGAAGGCATCTTAAATAATATGGACCGGCGCTACCGCGAGACCGAAAGCAACGCGGTGCGCGAAGAATTAGCCAAGTTTATCAATACTCAAGCCTGCCAAAGCTGTGGCGGGTCGCGCTTGCGCGAAGAAGCCCGTAACGTGTTTATTGGCGATCTTAACCTGCCAAAACTCACCGTTTGGTCGATAGGTGAAGCCCTAGACTACTTCGACAAACTCGAGTTCAGCGGCCAAAAGGCACAGATCGCCGAGAAGGTACTGAAGGAAGTGCGCGATCGCTTAGGCTTCCTAGTTAACGTCGGCCTCAACTATTTAAGTCTGTCGCGTTCGGCCGAAACCCTCTCAGGCGGTGAAGCGCAGCGTATTCGTCTCGCCAGCCAAATCGGCGCAGGACTCGTCGGCGTGATGTATGTGCTTGACGAGCCTTCTATCGGCTTGCACCAGCGAGATAACGAACGGTTATTGCAGACCTTAATCCACCTGCGGGATTTAGGTAATACAGTGATCGTAGTGGAGCATGATGAAGATGCGATTCGTATCGCGGATCATATTATCGATATCGGCCCAGGCGCTGGGGTACACGGCGGCGAAGTGATTTGCGACGGCCCAATTGAGAAAATTGTCGCCTGCGACGAGTCCGTGACTGGCCAATATATTTCGGGCAAACGCAATATCCATATCAGCACTCCACGTACGCCTTACGATCCAAAACAAGTGATTGAGCTTTACGGCGCCCGCGGCAATAACCTGCGCAATGTCGACTTAACGGTTCCCGTAGGCCTGTTCACCTGCGTGACCGGGGTATCGGGTTCGGGTAAATCGACGCTGATTAACGACACCTTCTTTAGAATTGCCCATAAGCAACTCAACGGTGCCACAGTCGATGAGCCTGCACCTTACGATCGCATCGTCGGCATGGAGCAATGCGATAAAGTGGTCGATATCGACCAAAGCCCAATTGGCCGCACGCCGCGCTCCAACCCTGCCACTTATACCGGTATCTTTACGCCTATTCGGGAGATTTTTGCTGGAACGCAGGAGTCCCGTACCCGTGGTTATCAAGTGGGCCGTTTCTCCTTTAACGTGAAAGGCGGTCGCTGTGAGGCCTGCCAAGGTGATGGCTTAATTAAGGTCGAAATGCACTTCCTGCCCGATGTGTATGTGCCTTGCGATGCCTGTAAGGGTAAACGCTATAACCGCGAAACCTTAGAGGTGCGCTACAAGGGTAAGAACATCCACGAAGTGCTGCAAATGACAGTGGAAGATGCGCGGGAGTTTTTCGATGCCGTGCCAGCCATTGCCCGTAAACTGCAAACCCTGATGGATGTGGGTTTGTCCTACGTACGTTTAGGCCAGAGCGCGACCACGCTGTCGGGCGGTGAAGCCCAAAGGGTGAAACTCGCGAAGGAACTCTCTAAGCGCGATACGGGTAAGACCTTGTATATTCTGGATGAACCGACAACGGGCTTGCACTTTGCCGATATCCAATTGCTGCTCGATGTGCTGCATCGCCTCAAATCCCATGGCAATACTATCGTGGTGATTGAGCATAATCTGGATGTGATTAAAACCGCAGACTGGATTATCGACTTAGGTCCAGAAGGCGGCGGTGGCGGCGGCACTATCCTAGCAACTGGTACGCCAGAAGAGGTGGCAGAGCATCCAACGTCCCATACCGCGCGCTTCCTAAAGCCGCTGCTGGAAAGGGATGCTAAGCTAGCCAAACAGTCATAA
- a CDS encoding M28 family peptidase: MGNLAQAFTAITRPRAQGIGLSLLRLCILSLCLGLTACANQPVEYTCSPEAIRLNWAEPSVLKQTVAILSAAELMGRKTQTQGAAKTRDYLNSQFQQLGLKAWGETFEVPFEYATLFSQETGSNMVALVPARQPTHRWRIVVAHYDHLGMSGSKIYHGADDNASGVAALLALAAHWQAQLSAAPDSLPNINLMFVATDAEEPGLFGSTALVEQLKQRMPEAQFELMLNLDMIGHPTRPYAIYLEGSRNFYQFPQFRTMLNANNHLCIKLSHPKPVGRSIQSTDWLRASDHYPFHKAKIPWLYFGVPTHPQYHTPEDTPDTLDYVFLAAVTESAFEILRLNGDFLKN; this comes from the coding sequence ATGGGCAATTTGGCACAGGCATTCACAGCAATCACTCGCCCCCGCGCTCAAGGCATTGGCTTGAGCTTATTACGCTTGTGTATCCTCAGCTTGTGTTTGGGCCTTACGGCCTGCGCCAATCAACCCGTCGAATACACTTGTTCACCTGAGGCGATTCGATTGAATTGGGCCGAACCCTCAGTTCTTAAGCAAACGGTAGCAATACTCAGCGCCGCAGAATTAATGGGGCGTAAAACCCAAACGCAAGGCGCCGCCAAGACTCGCGACTATTTGAACAGCCAGTTTCAGCAACTCGGACTCAAAGCGTGGGGAGAGACCTTCGAGGTGCCCTTCGAATATGCCACGCTTTTTAGCCAAGAGACGGGAAGCAATATGGTAGCGTTAGTCCCCGCACGCCAACCCACTCATCGATGGCGCATTGTGGTGGCTCACTACGATCATCTCGGCATGAGTGGCAGCAAGATTTACCACGGCGCCGATGATAACGCCTCAGGTGTTGCCGCCCTGTTGGCTCTGGCCGCCCACTGGCAAGCGCAGCTAAGCGCCGCCCCCGATTCGTTGCCCAACATTAACTTAATGTTTGTCGCGACCGATGCCGAAGAGCCGGGGCTGTTTGGCAGTACGGCCCTCGTCGAGCAACTCAAGCAGCGCATGCCCGAGGCGCAATTTGAACTGATGCTCAATCTCGATATGATTGGCCATCCGACCCGACCCTACGCTATTTACCTCGAAGGCAGCCGCAACTTTTATCAGTTTCCACAATTTAGGACCATGCTAAACGCGAATAATCACCTCTGTATTAAGTTGAGCCATCCCAAACCCGTGGGACGAAGCATCCAGAGTACCGACTGGCTGAGAGCCTCGGATCATTATCCTTTCCATAAAGCCAAGATCCCTTGGCTCTATTTTGGCGTCCCCACTCATCCGCAATACCATACCCCCGAGGATACCCCCGACACCTTGGACTATGTTTTCCTCGCGGCGGTGACAGAATCCGCCTTCGAAATCCTACGACTCAATGGCGACTTTTTGAAAAATTAA